In Candidatus Margulisiibacteriota bacterium, the genomic window ATCTTGTCGCCGTTAAAAAAGAGGACCGATCCGGCCAGCCAGGTCGTGTCGCCGATCTTTTGCTGGTTTTTGACCTCAAGCACGTCCCAGTTGCCGTCATTTTTCAGGTAAACGGTATTGCCGGCGGCTACCCCTTCCCATTCGCCAGCGGGAGTGATTGAGATGACGGTTCCGTATGAACTTATTTCGATCCGGGAATCGGCCGGCAGATTGGCGAAGGCGTTACTAGCGTCAACGAGCTTTGTTGGATCAGACGGAACGGTTAAAATAAAGGACCGATCGTCTTCGTTGATCTCAAGCTCCAATCCTGAGCCGATCAAAAAGTCGCCGATCGGCAGGTCGGCTGAAGGGACAATGATCTCTTTGTCGCCGGGGGTCTTGAGGATCGCTCCGGATAAAAATTTAACATCAAAAATAGTTATTTCCTGATTATATTTGGTGGCAATGGTTTCGCCTCTGTCGCTAAACCAGAGTTGGGCTCCCGCCTTGGTCTCTCCCATATCAGCGCCGATAATAATACTGGAAACCTGTTGGGATAGGTTGTCAAGAATGACCTTTGAGCCGGGCGGGTAATCGGTCCCGTAAATATTCAGATGGGCGCCGAGCTCGATGCTGCCGATCTCGCCGGTAGCCGAGAAAACCAGCCAGCTGCCGTTGGTAACCGGTTCGGCAAGATGGGGGAGGGTTAAGGAGCCAAAGAATCTGGCTTCGACTAAGCGCTCGGTTGTTGAGTCGTAAACCAGCCGGCTGTTGGCCGAATAATCAATGCCGTTGATATTCCTGGTGTTGCCGTTGGCAAGCTTCAACCTGACCGTGGTTCTGTTGCCGGCAAAGTTCAATTTGGTCCGGTGCGGGTGGAAAAGGCCAAAGATCTTCTGTTCGCCGTAAAGCTCGGCGCCGATCAATGAATCATTCTCATAAAAGAGATAGGTGCCGGCATTAAAATTAATAGAATGAATAGTTCGTTCACTGCCGAGGCGGGCGCTTTGTAATTCGCCTTGTTCATTGAACCAGACCCTGTCCCCGGCCAAAAATTGCGGGCCGCCAAGGTTTTGCGGGGCCGATAAATTAGCGCTAATCAGCTTTCCTTCAGGAGAAAAATATAAGACCGTCCCCTTTTGGTAGCCGATGTTATTGATGATTTTTGGCTCGGCCAATTCAACCGAACGCAGCGGCCTCGTGTTTTCCGCGTGATAGGTGATACTGTCGCTGGCGATCCTGGTCGGGTTCTGTTCGCCGGGCAAAACCACCTGGAGGGCGGCTTTGGCTGGAGTGGACCGAAAGGCAAGGTCCCCTTTTTTGTCGGTGACCAGGTCGGCGATAATTACGGTAGTATTGTCCCCTTCTTTCCCCGCCTCTCTCATATGCTCCAAAGCAACTTCGGCAAGTAACTGCGCCCGGCGGGCTGCCGGGAGATGAGCGTTGTTGATCAGCAGGTTTCGCAGGACGTCAAAAGAGATAAAACCGTGCAACCCGTCGGTCGACAGCAATAAGGTGTCCCCCGGTTTTAGTTCTATATTTGAGCGGCTGACATTTTCCGGGCCATTTAAATGACCCAATGGATTCAGGATTTCCCCCTGCGCTGTCATGGTAAATTCATGGTAATCGGCTGTTTCGGCCTGATCAAATGGATAGGCGGTCGCTCCATTTAAGTCGACCAATTCTTTAACTTTACCATTCTGGGCGCCCCACTGGAGAGTGTGTTTGTGATTGTCAACGGTCCGCAGCAAAAGCTCTCCGCCGCGCAGGATGTATAGTCTGGCGTCGCCGGCCCAGGCGACCTGGGCATTCTTTCCTTCAATAAATATTGTGGCCGCGGCTGCTCCCATGCCGCTCAAGGGCTCCGCGTTTGCCG contains:
- a CDS encoding serine/threonine-protein phosphatase; translated protein: MNVIARITTSHPSYTRFSKIERTYLSLVTNKSGKVDLSVRIENAQKLLAAVQKGIVCNEQAILTGLTPLTSHQQLGALTTQILELLKPEQAQASTAPPIITPPLVVTPASVQQAPTEEEPPTVRLPITPPAPSQIPTLPPAARPAPAAKQPSLSLKAFKWLGYVVFSPVLLPYLILRAIIRRLTTPNAPTYASTTKGAAYTSLHIGLGLGGFCSVNGRANNEDAAAIDGLYLRVFDGMGGHNGGEVAADIAVHKTRQAYLSRTQNRSLNAAEALFFADEAIKFRAQTQPANAEPLSGMGAAAATIFIEGKNAQVAWAGDARLYILRGGELLLRTVDNHKHTLQWGAQNGKVKELVDLNGATAYPFDQAETADYHEFTMTAQGEILNPLGHLNGPENVSRSNIELKPGDTLLLSTDGLHGFISFDVLRNLLINNAHLPAARRAQLLAEVALEHMREAGKEGDNTTVIIADLVTDKKGDLAFRSTPAKAALQVVLPGEQNPTRIASDSITYHAENTRPLRSVELAEPKIINNIGYQKGTVLYFSPEGKLISANLSAPQNLGGPQFLAGDRVWFNEQGELQSARLGSERTIHSINFNAGTYLFYENDSLIGAELYGEQKIFGLFHPHRTKLNFAGNRTTVRLKLANGNTRNINGIDYSANSRLVYDSTTERLVEARFFGSLTLPHLAEPVTNGSWLVFSATGEIGSIELGAHLNIYGTDYPPGSKVILDNLSQQVSSIIIGADMGETKAGAQLWFSDRGETIATKYNQEITIFDVKFLSGAILKTPGDKEIIVPSADLPIGDFLIGSGLELEINEDDRSFILTVPSDPTKLVDASNAFANLPADSRIEISSYGTVISITPAGEWEGVAAGNTVYLKNDGNWDVLEVKNQQKIGDTTWLAGSVLFFNGDKISSAKAKAGQEIDGWRIKADLELKFDNDGNPMIPVSVCERIAVSQPAPAPAIPTAPAARFTLAPTFDINDIKSVRNYLRALGALADVEGELTDEEETIVKLENERLEQIKQQYVSDSWINMQCIASRTKILELLMG